A segment of the Gammaproteobacteria bacterium genome:
CGTGGCGCAGCCCCGAGCCGAAGCGAAAATACGCTGTGCTGATCGTCGGTGGCGGCGGTCACGGCCTGGCAACGGCCTACTATCTGGCGAAAGAGCACGGCGTGCGAAATATCGCGGTGCTTGAGAAGGGTTGGATCGGCGGCGGTAACACAGGCCGTAATACGACCATCGTGCGCTCCAATTATCTGTGGACAGAATCATCACTGCTGTATGAGAAATCGTTACAGCTTTGGGAAGGTCTGAGTCAGGAGTTGAACTACAACGTCATGTTCAGCCAGCGTGGCGT
Coding sequences within it:
- a CDS encoding FAD-dependent oxidoreductase, translating into MKKYSAYSLLRNAMGYNRNWQRAWRSPEPKRKYAVLIVGGGGHGLATAYYLAKEHGVRNIAVLEKGWIGGGNTGRNTTIVRSNYLWTESSLLYEKSLQLWEGLSQELNYNVMFSQRGV